A stretch of Malus sylvestris chromosome 11, drMalSylv7.2, whole genome shotgun sequence DNA encodes these proteins:
- the LOC126591025 gene encoding NAD(H) kinase 1-like isoform X3, translating to MRTVEKALRRAAEWKASAQAEAAEWKRKYELERARNLHLEHKGDNFYEKLRSSWALSSLCNAMGMIGFMLPCVFCLEICKQPDREVSEEQSSKENNCMDERTENLGSQSNEQSEQCCGRNGICSHEVLRDESCSDSKAFLNIYTRKASFKLSWWCNGDESDQHKHDIVSFERGNITTAERSSKQIALKWESQPQTVIILTKPNSTSVRILCAEMVRWLSEQKKLNIYVEPRVRAELLTESSYFNFVHTWKDETEIMLLHTKVDLVVTLGGDGTVLWAASMFKGPVPPIVPFSLGSLGFMTPFHSERYRDYLDSILNGPINITLRHRLQCHVIREAAKNKYETEGPMLVLNEVTIDRGISSYLTNLECYCDNSFVTCVQGDGLILSTTSGSTAYSLAAGGSMVHPQVPGILFTPICPHSLSFRPLILPEHVTLRVQVPSNSRSHAWASFDGKDRKRLAAGDALVCSMAPWPVPTACQVDSTSDFLNSIHDGLHWNLRKTQSFDGPRDA from the exons ATGAGAA CTGTTGAAAAGGCCCTGAGACGGGCTGCTGAATGGAAGGCTTCTGCTCAAGCTGAGGCAGCTGAATGGAAGCGTAAATATGAACTGGAGAGGGCTCGCAATCTACATTTGGAACATAAAG GTGACAACTTTTATGAAAAGCTACGAAGTTCGTGGGCTCTGAGTTCTCTATGTAATGCAATGGGAATGATAGGATTTATGCTTCCATGTGTATTCTGCTTGGAAATTTGCAAGCAACCGGACAGGGAAGTTTCTGAAG AGCAATCAAGTAAAGAGAATAACTGCATGGATGAGAGGACCGAGAACTTGGGCAGCCAATCAAATGAGCAATCTGAACAGTGTTGTGGGAGGAATGGGATATGCTCCCATGAAGTTCTTCGGGATGAAAGCTGTTCTGATTCCAAGGCATTTCTCAATATATATACCAGAAAG GCATCATTTAAACTTTCATGGTGGTGCAATGGCGATGAGAGTGACCAGCACAAGCATGACATTGTCTCTTTTGAAAGGGGAAACATTACAACTGCAGAGCGTAGCAGTAAACAG ATTGCTTTGAAGTGGGAATCTCAGCCACAGACTGTGATTATATTGACGAAACCAAATTCAACTTCTGTTCGAATTCTATGTGCAGAGATGGTCAG ATGGTTGAGTGAGCAGAAAAAGTTAAATATTTACGTGGAACCACGTGTAAGAGCTGAACTTCTAACAGAGTCATCTTACTTCAACTTCGTCCATACATGGAAGGATG AGACCGAAATAATGCTCCTGCACACAAAAGTGGACCTTGTGGTAACTCTTGGCGGGGATGGAACTGTCCTCTGG GCAGCATCTATGTTCAAGGGACCAGTTCCTCCCATTGTGCCGTTTTCATTAGGGTCACTGGGATTTATGACTCCTTTTC ACAGTGAACGCTACCGAGACTATCTTGATTCAATTTTAAACGGTCCCATTAATATCACGTTGCGACACCGGTTGCAGTGCCATGTTATTAGAGAAGCAGCCAAAAATAAGTATGAAACTGAAGGGCCAATGCTGGTACTAAACGAGGTTACAATCGACCGTGGGATATCATCATACCTCACAAATTTAGAATGCTATTGTGACAATTCTTTTGTCACATGTGTCCAAGGAGATGGGCTAATATTATCAACAACTTCTGGCAGTACCGCATATTCATTAGCAGCTGGAGGATCAATGGTACATCCCCAG GTGCCTGGAATTCTTTTTACACCTATCTGTCCACATTCCTTATCGTTTCGGCCTCTGATATTACCTGAGCATGTGACGTTGCGAGTGCAAGTACCCTCCAACAGCAGAAGTCATGCGTGGGCGTCCTTTGATGGAAAGGACAGGAAACGGTTGGCTGCTGGCGATGCACTTGTGTGCAGCATGGCGCCTTGGCCTGTCCCCACTGCATGTCAAGTTGATTCCACCAGTGACTTCTTGAACAGCATCCATGACGGCCTCCACTGGAACCTTCGAAAGACTCAGTCTTTCGATGGCCCTCGGGATGCATag
- the LOC126591025 gene encoding NAD(H) kinase 1-like isoform X2 — MAPSKLNSTGEPSVSCSQPENGFLNSISLLSSEKAVQELFHQSPFQSTDDHLIEFSDAMRTVEKALRRAAEWKASAQAEAAEWKRKYELERARNLHLEHKEQSSKENNCMDERTENLGSQSNEQSEQCCGRNGICSHEVLRDESCSDSKAFLNIYTRKASFKLSWWCNGDESDQHKHDIVSFERGNITTAERSSKQIALKWESQPQTVIILTKPNSTSVRILCAEMVRWLSEQKKLNIYVEPRVRAELLTESSYFNFVHTWKDETEIMLLHTKVDLVVTLGGDGTVLWAASMFKGPVPPIVPFSLGSLGFMTPFHSERYRDYLDSILNGPINITLRHRLQCHVIREAAKNKYETEGPMLVLNEVTIDRGISSYLTNLECYCDNSFVTCVQGDGLILSTTSGSTAYSLAAGGSMVHPQVPGILFTPICPHSLSFRPLILPEHVTLRVQVPSNSRSHAWASFDGKDRKRLAAGDALVCSMAPWPVPTACQVDSTSDFLNSIHDGLHWNLRKTQSFDGPRDA, encoded by the exons ATGGCTCCCAGCAAGCTCAATTCTACT GGCGAACCAAGTGTTTCATGCTCACAGCCAGAGAACGGTTTTCTCAATTCGATTTCGCTTTTAAGTTCAGAGAAAGCAGTCCAGGAACTTTTTCATCAATCTCCCTTTCAGAGCACAGATGACCACCTCATAGAGTTCTCGGACGCTATGAGAA CTGTTGAAAAGGCCCTGAGACGGGCTGCTGAATGGAAGGCTTCTGCTCAAGCTGAGGCAGCTGAATGGAAGCGTAAATATGAACTGGAGAGGGCTCGCAATCTACATTTGGAACATAAAG AGCAATCAAGTAAAGAGAATAACTGCATGGATGAGAGGACCGAGAACTTGGGCAGCCAATCAAATGAGCAATCTGAACAGTGTTGTGGGAGGAATGGGATATGCTCCCATGAAGTTCTTCGGGATGAAAGCTGTTCTGATTCCAAGGCATTTCTCAATATATATACCAGAAAG GCATCATTTAAACTTTCATGGTGGTGCAATGGCGATGAGAGTGACCAGCACAAGCATGACATTGTCTCTTTTGAAAGGGGAAACATTACAACTGCAGAGCGTAGCAGTAAACAG ATTGCTTTGAAGTGGGAATCTCAGCCACAGACTGTGATTATATTGACGAAACCAAATTCAACTTCTGTTCGAATTCTATGTGCAGAGATGGTCAG ATGGTTGAGTGAGCAGAAAAAGTTAAATATTTACGTGGAACCACGTGTAAGAGCTGAACTTCTAACAGAGTCATCTTACTTCAACTTCGTCCATACATGGAAGGATG AGACCGAAATAATGCTCCTGCACACAAAAGTGGACCTTGTGGTAACTCTTGGCGGGGATGGAACTGTCCTCTGG GCAGCATCTATGTTCAAGGGACCAGTTCCTCCCATTGTGCCGTTTTCATTAGGGTCACTGGGATTTATGACTCCTTTTC ACAGTGAACGCTACCGAGACTATCTTGATTCAATTTTAAACGGTCCCATTAATATCACGTTGCGACACCGGTTGCAGTGCCATGTTATTAGAGAAGCAGCCAAAAATAAGTATGAAACTGAAGGGCCAATGCTGGTACTAAACGAGGTTACAATCGACCGTGGGATATCATCATACCTCACAAATTTAGAATGCTATTGTGACAATTCTTTTGTCACATGTGTCCAAGGAGATGGGCTAATATTATCAACAACTTCTGGCAGTACCGCATATTCATTAGCAGCTGGAGGATCAATGGTACATCCCCAG GTGCCTGGAATTCTTTTTACACCTATCTGTCCACATTCCTTATCGTTTCGGCCTCTGATATTACCTGAGCATGTGACGTTGCGAGTGCAAGTACCCTCCAACAGCAGAAGTCATGCGTGGGCGTCCTTTGATGGAAAGGACAGGAAACGGTTGGCTGCTGGCGATGCACTTGTGTGCAGCATGGCGCCTTGGCCTGTCCCCACTGCATGTCAAGTTGATTCCACCAGTGACTTCTTGAACAGCATCCATGACGGCCTCCACTGGAACCTTCGAAAGACTCAGTCTTTCGATGGCCCTCGGGATGCATag
- the LOC126591025 gene encoding NAD(H) kinase 1-like isoform X1, protein MAPSKLNSTGEPSVSCSQPENGFLNSISLLSSEKAVQELFHQSPFQSTDDHLIEFSDAMRTVEKALRRAAEWKASAQAEAAEWKRKYELERARNLHLEHKGDNFYEKLRSSWALSSLCNAMGMIGFMLPCVFCLEICKQPDREVSEEQSSKENNCMDERTENLGSQSNEQSEQCCGRNGICSHEVLRDESCSDSKAFLNIYTRKASFKLSWWCNGDESDQHKHDIVSFERGNITTAERSSKQIALKWESQPQTVIILTKPNSTSVRILCAEMVRWLSEQKKLNIYVEPRVRAELLTESSYFNFVHTWKDETEIMLLHTKVDLVVTLGGDGTVLWAASMFKGPVPPIVPFSLGSLGFMTPFHSERYRDYLDSILNGPINITLRHRLQCHVIREAAKNKYETEGPMLVLNEVTIDRGISSYLTNLECYCDNSFVTCVQGDGLILSTTSGSTAYSLAAGGSMVHPQVPGILFTPICPHSLSFRPLILPEHVTLRVQVPSNSRSHAWASFDGKDRKRLAAGDALVCSMAPWPVPTACQVDSTSDFLNSIHDGLHWNLRKTQSFDGPRDA, encoded by the exons ATGGCTCCCAGCAAGCTCAATTCTACT GGCGAACCAAGTGTTTCATGCTCACAGCCAGAGAACGGTTTTCTCAATTCGATTTCGCTTTTAAGTTCAGAGAAAGCAGTCCAGGAACTTTTTCATCAATCTCCCTTTCAGAGCACAGATGACCACCTCATAGAGTTCTCGGACGCTATGAGAA CTGTTGAAAAGGCCCTGAGACGGGCTGCTGAATGGAAGGCTTCTGCTCAAGCTGAGGCAGCTGAATGGAAGCGTAAATATGAACTGGAGAGGGCTCGCAATCTACATTTGGAACATAAAG GTGACAACTTTTATGAAAAGCTACGAAGTTCGTGGGCTCTGAGTTCTCTATGTAATGCAATGGGAATGATAGGATTTATGCTTCCATGTGTATTCTGCTTGGAAATTTGCAAGCAACCGGACAGGGAAGTTTCTGAAG AGCAATCAAGTAAAGAGAATAACTGCATGGATGAGAGGACCGAGAACTTGGGCAGCCAATCAAATGAGCAATCTGAACAGTGTTGTGGGAGGAATGGGATATGCTCCCATGAAGTTCTTCGGGATGAAAGCTGTTCTGATTCCAAGGCATTTCTCAATATATATACCAGAAAG GCATCATTTAAACTTTCATGGTGGTGCAATGGCGATGAGAGTGACCAGCACAAGCATGACATTGTCTCTTTTGAAAGGGGAAACATTACAACTGCAGAGCGTAGCAGTAAACAG ATTGCTTTGAAGTGGGAATCTCAGCCACAGACTGTGATTATATTGACGAAACCAAATTCAACTTCTGTTCGAATTCTATGTGCAGAGATGGTCAG ATGGTTGAGTGAGCAGAAAAAGTTAAATATTTACGTGGAACCACGTGTAAGAGCTGAACTTCTAACAGAGTCATCTTACTTCAACTTCGTCCATACATGGAAGGATG AGACCGAAATAATGCTCCTGCACACAAAAGTGGACCTTGTGGTAACTCTTGGCGGGGATGGAACTGTCCTCTGG GCAGCATCTATGTTCAAGGGACCAGTTCCTCCCATTGTGCCGTTTTCATTAGGGTCACTGGGATTTATGACTCCTTTTC ACAGTGAACGCTACCGAGACTATCTTGATTCAATTTTAAACGGTCCCATTAATATCACGTTGCGACACCGGTTGCAGTGCCATGTTATTAGAGAAGCAGCCAAAAATAAGTATGAAACTGAAGGGCCAATGCTGGTACTAAACGAGGTTACAATCGACCGTGGGATATCATCATACCTCACAAATTTAGAATGCTATTGTGACAATTCTTTTGTCACATGTGTCCAAGGAGATGGGCTAATATTATCAACAACTTCTGGCAGTACCGCATATTCATTAGCAGCTGGAGGATCAATGGTACATCCCCAG GTGCCTGGAATTCTTTTTACACCTATCTGTCCACATTCCTTATCGTTTCGGCCTCTGATATTACCTGAGCATGTGACGTTGCGAGTGCAAGTACCCTCCAACAGCAGAAGTCATGCGTGGGCGTCCTTTGATGGAAAGGACAGGAAACGGTTGGCTGCTGGCGATGCACTTGTGTGCAGCATGGCGCCTTGGCCTGTCCCCACTGCATGTCAAGTTGATTCCACCAGTGACTTCTTGAACAGCATCCATGACGGCCTCCACTGGAACCTTCGAAAGACTCAGTCTTTCGATGGCCCTCGGGATGCATag